Proteins encoded by one window of Shewanella avicenniae:
- a CDS encoding cellulose biosynthesis protein BcsC: MNKLVLLTFTVSTLAASIQYAIAAETVTAETPEIQALFQQAEFWQGKQRQDLAKDALNRVLISSPANTEALYRLALIALQEGDATEAQRLAQQIRTISPNDNRLQELNIAQAANVDNSALKEARLLSANGQYDEAIAKYNTLFSGDEPPVSLAIEYYQTLSATKNGWATAKSGLEKLAKAQPSNSRVAIAYAQVLTYREPSRRAGIKLLANYADQDAEADKSLRNALLWLAATADDKALYDAYLARHSNDSAIADYYKQKTTLTPTQQAARYRAVGYREYAAGNYSNAATSFKAALAIDKRDADSIAGLGLISLKRNQFTEAEEQLSQAMKLAPNKQEQWRDAYQSAAFYSELANARALEKAGKLDEALAALEPLAQQNNKQAHDAKLLQGAILQQQKHLDDAEVVYRKLLQQNSKDMQARIGLVDVLRQQQRWTEASSLAGDLPESAQSQLGDLASSQAMVLRDRAAVEPDVLAEATLRQASSLAPENPWVRLDLARLLNKTNRGLAAKLLINRGIDQYGSHDDRYVAALFAKDQQRWDEAIKYLQEIPAASRNEAESSLMESLTLRARLAEIERRQTVGDREGSRQLMLDLYNHPPRTAAGVGEVASVLFENGEPGMALLLIRQHNQHEPTAAVGDYLQQILVMIKAGADEEAESLLTRLTQRRDLAPADWQDIEKIRNAITVAKADKLRLKDNFAEAYDLLAQRLRVAPNDESLLLAMARLYLSGDKGKKSLQIYRYTMEHNPNSDDAIKGAVETAIAVNELKQAEEILRGLNGDKAKEPEMLLLAAKVARADGNSRRAINLLYQSRQQLFQDEPQQPWLMASGSNPGFDNPFAPRAAQAAKQDGGDNPWRRPQWLPGSGSPETELANWDGKAVAGQPSLAQQIDAMIAEIKHDNAATLNTGMEFKTRNGESGLGEMAMVSAPSSMDFQVGNGRMKFTVTPTYLNGGTLSSGFNRFGTGVVAEGSQTLSDDLDRLPTVLDAIEAAAYNYNEAQTLYQAALSIPEISPLQLAQYQLNAERAQRTFALATQQDLLQAIGLNIDGLNPDQLAIFDDFIDGYVADTQNALSSTSLQAFLASREQLESLVGSMRSALNSVTYLAQNPPAQSDAGIELNFAYSNDFLAADIGVTPLGFEKTNLVGGFSWTPQLNNTTRLELGIERRAVKDSVLSYAGTVDPMSGETWGGVTKTGLKAGIGFDDGELGMYGNLGGYLYKGSHVDSNTAFDIALGGYLRPINDKERELQTGVHVSFQVFDKNLGHYSFGHGGYFSPQDFVSIAFPIKYSEKHEKYNFAINFAPGFQSFTEERSDYFPNEPVLQGLANLMAQLNLIEESVYSANSKTGFGMSLNAQGEYEFSPSFTLGGKVGFDNFGNYQETSASLYLKYLLGVKSE, encoded by the coding sequence ATGAATAAACTCGTCCTCCTTACTTTTACAGTATCGACGCTTGCCGCGTCTATTCAATATGCCATCGCAGCAGAGACTGTGACGGCAGAAACGCCTGAAATTCAGGCGTTATTTCAACAAGCTGAATTTTGGCAAGGCAAACAACGCCAAGATTTAGCAAAAGACGCACTGAACCGTGTGTTGATTTCTTCGCCCGCGAATACTGAAGCTTTGTATCGGTTGGCACTGATCGCCTTGCAAGAAGGTGACGCGACCGAAGCTCAACGGTTAGCTCAGCAAATTCGTACCATTTCACCGAACGATAACCGCTTACAAGAGTTGAATATTGCACAGGCGGCAAACGTCGATAATAGCGCGTTAAAAGAAGCGCGCCTGTTATCCGCCAACGGCCAATACGATGAAGCCATCGCCAAATACAACACCTTATTCAGCGGTGATGAACCGCCCGTAAGTCTTGCAATCGAGTATTACCAAACATTATCGGCCACTAAAAACGGTTGGGCGACGGCCAAGTCGGGGCTGGAAAAATTGGCCAAGGCACAGCCTAGCAACAGCCGCGTTGCGATCGCTTATGCCCAGGTTTTGACCTATCGGGAACCAAGTCGCAGAGCTGGGATTAAGTTATTGGCGAATTACGCTGACCAAGATGCGGAAGCCGACAAGTCGCTGCGTAATGCACTGTTGTGGCTTGCGGCGACAGCCGATGATAAAGCGCTATACGATGCCTATTTAGCGCGTCATAGCAATGACAGCGCTATTGCGGATTATTACAAGCAGAAAACTACGCTGACACCTACGCAACAAGCGGCGCGGTATCGCGCTGTTGGCTACCGCGAATACGCCGCGGGCAACTATTCGAATGCTGCAACCTCATTTAAGGCGGCGTTAGCAATTGATAAGCGAGATGCAGATTCGATTGCTGGCCTTGGGCTTATCTCCTTAAAACGTAATCAATTTACTGAAGCAGAAGAGCAACTTTCTCAAGCGATGAAGTTGGCACCAAACAAACAAGAACAGTGGCGTGATGCTTATCAAAGCGCCGCGTTCTATAGTGAATTGGCCAATGCCCGCGCACTGGAAAAAGCCGGAAAGTTAGATGAAGCATTAGCCGCGTTAGAACCGCTGGCGCAGCAAAATAACAAGCAAGCGCACGACGCTAAGCTGCTGCAAGGTGCCATTTTGCAGCAACAGAAGCACTTAGATGATGCCGAAGTGGTTTATCGCAAACTGTTACAGCAAAACAGCAAAGATATGCAGGCACGGATCGGTTTGGTTGATGTATTGCGTCAACAACAGCGTTGGACGGAAGCTTCCAGCCTTGCGGGCGATCTTCCCGAATCAGCACAAAGCCAATTAGGTGATTTGGCTTCGAGTCAAGCGATGGTGTTACGCGACCGAGCCGCCGTTGAACCGGACGTGCTTGCTGAAGCAACATTACGCCAGGCTTCATCGTTAGCCCCCGAAAACCCTTGGGTTCGCTTGGACTTAGCACGCTTGTTGAATAAGACCAATCGCGGTTTGGCGGCAAAACTACTCATCAACCGTGGCATAGACCAATACGGCAGTCACGATGATCGCTATGTTGCAGCCTTGTTTGCCAAAGACCAGCAACGTTGGGATGAAGCCATTAAGTATTTGCAAGAGATCCCTGCCGCCAGCCGTAACGAGGCGGAATCAAGCTTGATGGAAAGCTTAACCTTACGCGCCCGACTGGCAGAGATTGAACGACGTCAGACGGTGGGCGATCGCGAAGGCAGCCGCCAACTGATGCTGGACCTCTATAATCATCCACCGCGTACAGCCGCTGGGGTGGGTGAGGTTGCGTCAGTGCTGTTTGAAAATGGCGAGCCAGGCATGGCACTGCTGTTAATCCGTCAACATAACCAGCACGAGCCTACAGCCGCGGTGGGTGATTACCTGCAACAAATTTTGGTGATGATCAAAGCTGGGGCTGACGAAGAAGCCGAATCACTGCTGACACGATTAACACAACGGCGTGATCTTGCGCCAGCAGATTGGCAAGACATTGAGAAAATCCGCAATGCCATTACCGTGGCAAAAGCTGACAAGCTGCGCTTGAAAGACAATTTTGCAGAAGCCTATGACCTCTTAGCCCAACGGCTACGTGTAGCGCCGAATGATGAAAGCCTACTGCTGGCTATGGCTCGGCTCTATCTATCCGGTGATAAGGGCAAGAAATCACTGCAGATTTACCGCTACACGATGGAACACAACCCTAACAGTGATGATGCGATTAAAGGTGCAGTAGAAACGGCAATTGCCGTTAACGAACTGAAACAAGCGGAAGAGATCTTGCGTGGTTTGAATGGCGATAAAGCTAAAGAGCCAGAAATGTTATTGTTGGCTGCTAAAGTTGCGCGGGCTGATGGTAATAGCCGTCGTGCAATCAATCTGTTGTATCAATCACGGCAGCAGTTGTTCCAAGATGAACCGCAACAGCCGTGGTTAATGGCCAGTGGTAGCAATCCAGGCTTTGATAATCCTTTTGCACCTCGCGCTGCTCAAGCAGCGAAACAAGACGGAGGTGATAATCCATGGCGACGGCCACAGTGGCTACCAGGCAGTGGTTCGCCAGAAACTGAATTGGCTAATTGGGATGGTAAGGCAGTTGCTGGGCAGCCTTCATTAGCGCAACAAATTGATGCCATGATTGCCGAAATCAAACATGACAACGCCGCGACCTTAAACACAGGTATGGAGTTTAAAACGCGTAATGGTGAGAGTGGACTCGGTGAAATGGCGATGGTCAGCGCGCCATCATCGATGGATTTTCAGGTTGGCAACGGCCGAATGAAATTCACGGTCACGCCAACCTATTTGAATGGCGGCACCTTATCGTCTGGTTTCAACCGTTTTGGCACAGGTGTTGTGGCTGAAGGTTCTCAAACCTTGAGCGATGACCTCGATCGTCTGCCAACAGTGCTCGACGCCATTGAGGCGGCGGCCTACAACTACAATGAAGCGCAGACCTTGTATCAAGCTGCGCTGTCGATCCCGGAAATTTCGCCATTGCAGTTAGCCCAATATCAGCTCAATGCAGAGCGGGCTCAACGTACTTTCGCGTTAGCAACACAACAGGATTTGCTGCAAGCGATTGGGCTTAACATTGACGGGTTAAATCCAGATCAACTGGCAATCTTCGATGACTTTATCGATGGTTATGTCGCAGATACTCAAAACGCGCTGTCGTCTACCTCATTGCAAGCATTTTTAGCGAGCCGCGAACAACTCGAATCGCTTGTTGGCTCTATGCGGTCGGCACTGAATAGCGTGACCTATCTTGCGCAAAATCCACCGGCGCAAAGTGATGCGGGCATTGAACTTAACTTTGCTTACAGTAACGATTTTCTGGCCGCCGATATTGGTGTGACCCCGCTTGGGTTTGAGAAAACCAATTTGGTGGGTGGATTCAGTTGGACGCCACAGTTAAACAACACCACACGCTTGGAATTGGGGATTGAACGCCGCGCGGTGAAAGACAGCGTATTAAGTTATGCCGGTACAGTGGATCCGATGAGCGGTGAAACTTGGGGCGGCGTCACTAAAACCGGCTTGAAAGCGGGTATTGGCTTTGACGACGGTGAACTGGGCATGTACGGCAATTTAGGCGGTTACCTCTATAAAGGTAGCCATGTCGATAGTAATACCGCCTTTGATATTGCCTTAGGTGGCTATTTGCGCCCAATCAACGACAAAGAGCGTGAACTGCAAACCGGTGTTCATGTGTCGTTTCAAGTGTTTGATAAAAACTTAGGCCATTACAGCTTTGGTCATGGTGGCTATTTCAGTCCGCAAGATTTCGTATCAATCGCGTTTCCGATCAAGTACTCGGAGAAGCATGAGAAATATAACTTTGCCATTAACTTTGCGCCTGGTTTCCAAAGCTTTACCGAAGAACGCAGTGACTACTTCCCTAATGAGCCTGTGTTACAAGGTTTGGCTAACTTGATGGCGCAATTGAATTTAATTGAAGAGTCTGTGTACTCAGCCAACAGTAAAACGGGTTTTGGTATGAGTCTTAACGCGCAAGGTGAGTACGAGTTTTCCCCATCGTTTACCTTAGGTGGTAAAGTGGGCTTCGATAACTTTGGTAATTATCAAGAAACCTCCGCCTCACTGTATTTGAAGTATCTATTGGGAGTGAAAAGTGAGTAA
- the bcsA gene encoding UDP-forming cellulose synthase catalytic subunit has product MEQQKNTFTIMKVLNVVAMLALACIVLLIIATPLDVENQVLFGVSGVILSLIVGRIQTPWARLVLLMMSVVISTRYLAWRATDTLVYSTPLETILGIGLLLAEVYAWIILVLGFIQTVWPLDRKIVPLPEDTRLWPTVDVYVPTYNESLAIVQDTVLAALNLDYPKDKLRVYLLDDGRRPEFGAFASAAGVGYITRNDNKHAKAGNLNNAMKVTKGELICIFDCDHVATRMFLQATVGAFIKEPNLALLQTPHHFYSPDPFERNLHTSIDMPGEGELFYGPVQKGNDFWNAAFFCGSCAVIRRKALDETNGFAVETVTEDAHTALKLQRMGWDTAFLAIPLAAGLATERLSLHIGQRARWARGMCQIFRVDNPLFGKGLKLGQRLCYLNAMLHFQFPLPRFVFITAPLAYLLFGLNIIAASPELLLAYALPHLFHALYTNSILQGRHRYSFWGEIYETVLAFALIRPTLASLWDPSKGKFNVTEKGGLLRDGYFDYEAVRPHLVTLALLIAGITWGAVRMVFNEDFAIQPFVLGLNLVWAGLNVIILLAAVAVAREAKQIRNTVRVDISLPAVLYLSNGRTLRSETYDLSMGGMRLKNPLGAAIQDTMVEEVEINFDGKALLFPVSTVTSDNQYLRFHFRDLPIRQRKKLVNVVMGRADAWVPDHEHPADNPFKSFGGVLRAVMGLFSPEAASNSGWLRWRRSLFGSWKFRIVLVTIIGLGVAIVANRAWAEEGQFDQTISFSDAGFFGPISVSGNGNDIGVHFSIRKDEVAAAASLKLSISYPQSQFPKDSYLEVSLNGQHLQNIELDTFSADGFTSDITLQPALIVSENDLTFRIVGQEFLTCNSEDVTAQKRNEVIIDNNSSIQLQLLRLSRPNNLADFPEPFFDAGMMREVSIPMIIADDASEKIYESSAVVASYFGSLARFRKVDFPVVNSSLPEQNAIAFVVGNNLAGISLPEVTGPEIRIINNPLSPLYKVLLVMGRSGLEVKQAANYLVSGAAMVGEQQPAKLIQIAERKPHDAPNWVATDKPVRLGDLTHESALIAKGIYHGTNEVNFRAPPDIFRWRNKPMKMEVQYLFPEGDWLDERRSKLSVTLNGKYLTSLPVNSVGVWASIMHLFGNDIRQQRAVLEIPPYLLYGENKLEFYFDLRVHPDSDCQQALGSNIVSRVLPTSTIDFSGSEHFTALPNLSYFVSSGFPFTRMADLADTLVVLPSRPTLNEVQAFLELMARMGRSTGLPAYKVTVQQGVNITNSAVDKDVLVVGETGKIAPVFASSPFEVSNGKLSLAQSSLSNTWRTIVSGDWSRQEKSAKRQLDGQEQFSGIASFLSPLNKTRVVVAATDTETANLPTLVGDLALPQAAKNAKGDLLVFNAHQLKAFRVGALNGSGEMTWDMSLRWYFGQHVLLLLVLMLGGILLTATLIYPILHRHAQQRLQHKAEKQDYE; this is encoded by the coding sequence ATGGAACAACAAAAGAACACCTTTACCATAATGAAGGTGCTGAATGTCGTCGCGATGTTAGCGCTAGCGTGTATCGTTTTGCTTATTATCGCCACACCTTTAGATGTTGAAAACCAAGTGCTATTTGGTGTTTCAGGGGTCATCTTAAGCCTAATTGTTGGCCGCATTCAAACGCCTTGGGCACGCTTAGTGTTGCTGATGATGAGCGTGGTGATCTCTACCCGCTATTTGGCATGGCGCGCCACCGACACCCTCGTTTATAGCACGCCGCTAGAGACAATTCTTGGCATAGGGCTGCTGCTCGCCGAAGTTTATGCTTGGATAATCTTGGTATTGGGTTTTATTCAAACCGTGTGGCCGCTGGATCGCAAAATTGTGCCATTGCCGGAAGATACCCGCTTGTGGCCAACGGTTGACGTATATGTTCCTACCTACAACGAAAGCCTCGCGATTGTTCAAGATACTGTGCTTGCGGCACTTAATCTCGATTATCCGAAAGACAAATTGCGAGTCTATTTGCTTGATGATGGTCGCCGACCTGAATTCGGCGCGTTCGCGTCTGCCGCTGGCGTGGGTTATATCACTCGAAATGATAACAAACACGCAAAGGCCGGTAACCTTAACAATGCGATGAAGGTGACCAAAGGCGAACTGATCTGCATTTTCGATTGTGACCACGTAGCTACTCGCATGTTTTTGCAAGCGACCGTAGGTGCCTTTATCAAAGAACCCAATTTGGCCTTGTTGCAGACTCCGCACCACTTTTATTCACCGGATCCGTTTGAACGCAACTTGCATACCTCTATCGATATGCCGGGCGAGGGCGAACTGTTTTATGGTCCAGTACAAAAGGGGAACGATTTTTGGAATGCGGCGTTTTTCTGTGGGTCATGTGCGGTTATCCGTCGCAAAGCGTTAGACGAAACCAATGGCTTCGCGGTTGAAACAGTAACGGAAGACGCACATACCGCGCTTAAACTGCAACGCATGGGCTGGGATACTGCATTTTTAGCTATTCCACTAGCAGCGGGGTTAGCGACTGAACGCCTGTCACTGCATATTGGCCAACGTGCACGCTGGGCGCGGGGCATGTGTCAGATCTTCCGCGTCGATAATCCGCTCTTTGGTAAAGGCTTAAAGCTCGGACAGCGGTTGTGTTATTTAAACGCGATGCTCCACTTTCAGTTTCCGTTACCGCGCTTTGTGTTTATCACTGCGCCTTTGGCATATTTGCTGTTTGGCCTCAATATTATTGCCGCATCGCCAGAGTTATTGCTGGCATATGCTCTACCGCACCTGTTCCATGCACTATACACCAACTCTATTTTACAAGGCCGGCATCGTTACAGTTTCTGGGGTGAAATCTATGAAACAGTACTGGCGTTCGCGTTGATCCGTCCGACTTTGGCCTCTCTGTGGGACCCGTCTAAGGGTAAATTTAACGTGACCGAAAAGGGCGGGCTGTTGCGCGATGGCTACTTTGACTACGAAGCCGTGCGTCCACATCTGGTGACCTTAGCCTTGCTGATAGCAGGGATCACTTGGGGCGCAGTGCGCATGGTATTTAACGAAGATTTTGCCATTCAACCATTCGTTCTGGGCCTAAACCTCGTATGGGCTGGATTGAACGTCATCATACTGCTGGCTGCGGTGGCAGTTGCCCGTGAAGCGAAGCAGATCCGTAACACGGTGCGGGTCGATATTTCACTGCCAGCGGTGTTGTATCTATCAAATGGCAGAACCTTACGTTCAGAAACCTATGATCTGTCGATGGGCGGTATGCGTCTGAAAAATCCGTTGGGCGCAGCGATTCAAGACACTATGGTAGAAGAGGTGGAGATCAACTTTGATGGGAAAGCACTGTTATTCCCCGTCAGTACGGTAACGTCAGACAATCAATACCTTCGCTTTCATTTCCGTGATTTGCCCATCCGTCAACGTAAAAAACTGGTCAATGTGGTGATGGGGCGCGCCGATGCTTGGGTACCGGATCACGAGCATCCTGCCGACAATCCGTTTAAATCATTTGGTGGCGTGTTACGCGCCGTAATGGGCTTGTTTTCACCTGAAGCGGCCAGCAACTCTGGTTGGTTACGTTGGCGACGCAGCTTGTTTGGCAGTTGGAAATTCCGGATCGTTTTGGTCACCATTATCGGCTTAGGGGTGGCGATTGTGGCTAACCGCGCTTGGGCGGAAGAGGGGCAGTTCGATCAAACCATCAGTTTTAGTGATGCGGGCTTCTTTGGCCCGATTTCCGTCAGCGGCAATGGCAACGATATTGGAGTGCACTTCTCCATTCGTAAAGATGAAGTTGCTGCCGCGGCATCGTTAAAACTGTCGATCAGCTATCCACAATCACAGTTTCCAAAAGACAGCTATCTTGAGGTAAGCCTCAATGGTCAGCATCTGCAAAACATCGAACTGGACACGTTCAGCGCCGATGGTTTCACCAGCGATATTACGCTACAGCCTGCCTTAATTGTCAGCGAAAACGACTTAACCTTTCGCATTGTGGGGCAGGAGTTTCTTACCTGTAACTCAGAAGATGTGACTGCGCAAAAACGTAACGAGGTAATCATTGATAATAACTCCAGCATTCAACTGCAGTTATTACGTTTATCCCGACCCAATAATTTAGCCGATTTTCCAGAGCCTTTTTTTGATGCGGGCATGATGCGTGAAGTGTCGATCCCGATGATTATTGCCGATGATGCATCTGAAAAGATTTACGAGAGTAGTGCTGTGGTTGCCTCTTATTTTGGCAGTTTAGCGCGCTTTCGAAAGGTGGATTTTCCAGTGGTCAATAGCAGCTTGCCTGAGCAAAACGCCATTGCGTTTGTTGTCGGCAATAACCTCGCTGGCATCAGTTTGCCTGAGGTCACGGGGCCAGAAATCCGCATCATCAATAACCCCTTGTCGCCGTTATACAAAGTGTTGTTAGTCATGGGGCGCTCTGGCTTAGAGGTTAAACAAGCGGCCAATTACTTGGTGAGCGGTGCGGCGATGGTTGGCGAACAGCAACCCGCGAAACTGATCCAAATAGCCGAGCGCAAACCCCATGACGCCCCTAATTGGGTGGCGACTGATAAACCGGTACGGTTGGGCGATTTAACCCATGAATCGGCCTTAATCGCCAAAGGGATCTATCACGGGACTAACGAAGTCAACTTTCGCGCGCCTCCAGATATCTTTCGCTGGCGCAATAAGCCAATGAAGATGGAAGTGCAGTATCTGTTTCCAGAGGGCGATTGGCTCGATGAACGCCGCTCCAAGTTAAGTGTCACCTTAAATGGTAAGTATTTGACTTCATTGCCTGTCAATAGCGTGGGCGTGTGGGCGTCGATTATGCACTTGTTTGGCAACGACATTCGTCAGCAACGTGCGGTGTTAGAGATCCCACCATACTTGCTCTATGGCGAAAACAAACTGGAATTCTACTTTGATCTGCGAGTTCATCCTGATAGCGATTGTCAGCAAGCCTTGGGCAGCAACATTGTTAGCCGAGTATTGCCGACATCGACAATCGACTTTTCCGGCTCTGAACACTTTACTGCATTGCCGAATCTCTCTTACTTCGTCAGCTCAGGTTTCCCGTTCACCCGCATGGCTGACTTAGCCGACACTTTGGTGGTGTTGCCATCCCGTCCAACCTTAAATGAAGTACAAGCGTTTCTTGAGCTGATGGCGCGCATGGGACGGTCCACTGGTTTACCAGCGTACAAAGTCACGGTGCAGCAGGGCGTTAACATCACTAACAGCGCCGTTGACAAAGATGTATTGGTGGTGGGCGAAACTGGCAAAATTGCGCCAGTATTCGCCAGTTCGCCCTTTGAAGTTAGCAACGGTAAGTTGTCGCTGGCGCAATCGAGCCTCAGCAACACTTGGCGCACCATTGTGTCGGGTGATTGGAGCCGCCAAGAAAAATCCGCAAAACGCCAACTCGATGGTCAAGAGCAGTTTTCCGGTATCGCGAGTTTCTTGTCGCCGTTAAACAAAACGCGTGTTGTGGTGGCGGCGACCGACACTGAAACCGCTAACTTGCCTACGCTCGTTGGGGATCTCGCGCTGCCGCAAGCCGCAAAGAATGCCAAAGGCGATCTATTAGTATTCAACGCGCATCAGTTAAAAGCATTTCGTGTGGGTGCACTAAACGGTAGTGGTGAAATGACCTGGGATATGAGCCTACGCTGGTATTTTGGACAACATGTGCTGTTATTACTGGTGCTGATGTTAGGTGGCATTTTATTAACGGCGACTTTGATTTACCCGATTTTGCATCGTCATGCGCAACAGCGTTTACAACACAAGGCGGAAAAACAAGATTATGAATAA